A window of the Motilibacter aurantiacus genome harbors these coding sequences:
- a CDS encoding HAD-IIA family hydrolase, whose translation MTGQAEVTLRASAGPLAQAYDVALLDLDGVVYVGEHAVPRAPEALASASARGMRLAYVTNNASRTPLAVGDHLRSLGVDAKDDEVVTSAQAAARLIAEQVPPGSAVLVVGGEGLVVALAELGLRAVFSVDEDPVAVVQGFSPDVGWRQLAEGAFALSRGLPWVASNLDLTIPTPRGRAPGNGTLVGVLAQATGRRPVVAGKPELPLHAEAVRRSGASCPLVVGDRLDTDIEGAVRAGTDSLLVLTGVTTPAELLRAGAHERPTYVGADLDSLLVAHPAPQRAGGPPAGKPSDPGAGSWSCGGWAASVEDGSLRLTGEGEPLDGLRAACAAAWSQPAPPQDVAALVVLGL comes from the coding sequence TTGACAGGACAGGCAGAGGTGACGCTGCGCGCCAGCGCCGGGCCGTTGGCGCAGGCGTACGACGTCGCGCTCCTCGACCTCGACGGGGTCGTCTACGTGGGCGAGCACGCCGTGCCGCGCGCGCCGGAGGCACTGGCGTCGGCGTCCGCACGCGGTATGCGGCTCGCGTACGTCACGAACAACGCCTCCCGGACGCCGCTCGCGGTCGGGGACCACCTGCGCTCGCTCGGCGTGGACGCCAAGGACGACGAGGTCGTGACCTCGGCACAAGCCGCGGCCCGGCTCATCGCCGAGCAGGTCCCACCCGGCTCCGCGGTGCTGGTCGTGGGCGGCGAGGGGCTGGTCGTCGCCCTCGCGGAACTCGGCCTGCGCGCGGTCTTCTCCGTCGACGAGGACCCGGTCGCCGTCGTCCAGGGGTTCTCCCCCGACGTGGGCTGGCGACAGCTGGCCGAGGGCGCGTTCGCCCTCTCGCGCGGCCTGCCCTGGGTGGCGTCCAATCTTGATCTGACGATCCCCACGCCCCGGGGCCGCGCCCCGGGCAACGGCACCTTGGTCGGCGTCCTCGCGCAGGCCACCGGGCGTCGGCCGGTCGTGGCCGGCAAGCCCGAGCTGCCGCTGCACGCCGAGGCCGTCCGCCGCAGCGGCGCGTCCTGCCCGCTCGTCGTGGGCGACCGGCTCGACACCGACATCGAGGGGGCCGTGCGCGCGGGCACCGACAGCCTGCTCGTCCTGACCGGTGTGACGACGCCCGCGGAGCTGCTGCGGGCCGGAGCGCACGAACGGCCCACCTACGTCGGCGCGGACCTCGACTCGCTGCTCGTCGCCCATCCCGCGCCGCAGCGTGCGGGCGGGCCTCCCGCCGGGAAGCCGTCGGACCCGGGCGCGGGCTCCTGGTCGTGCGGCGGCTGGGCCGCCTCGGTCGAGGACGGCAGCCTGCGCCTCACCGGCGAGGGGGAGCCGCTCGACGGGCTTCGGGCCGCGTGCGCCGCCGCCTGGTCGCAGCCGGCTCCGCCGCAGGACGTCGCCGCGCTCGTCGTGCTCGGGCTGTAG
- a CDS encoding tetratricopeptide repeat protein, whose product MSEDDSNGLPPQEPGTGQPPAGGVYDWYVRGMSLLEGGSPEAAAQLLERAHHEEPASNSIREAFARALFDARRYPAAVEQFAELAEREPDNDYARFGLGLTRFRLGEFEAAVSHLSMAVAMRPGRPEYVRALREAQATVKAREQS is encoded by the coding sequence ATGAGCGAGGACGACAGCAACGGCCTGCCGCCGCAGGAGCCGGGCACGGGGCAGCCGCCTGCCGGGGGGGTCTACGACTGGTACGTGCGGGGGATGTCGCTGCTCGAGGGGGGCAGCCCGGAGGCGGCCGCCCAGCTGCTCGAGCGCGCCCACCACGAGGAGCCCGCGTCCAACAGCATCCGCGAGGCGTTCGCCCGGGCGCTGTTCGACGCGCGCCGCTACCCGGCCGCGGTTGAGCAGTTCGCCGAGCTGGCCGAGCGTGAGCCGGACAACGACTACGCCCGGTTCGGGCTCGGGCTGACCCGCTTTCGGCTCGGCGAGTTCGAGGCAGCGGTGAGCCACCTGTCGATGGCGGTCGCGATGCGCCCGGGACGCCCGGAGTACGTCCGGGCCTTGCGTGAGGCCCAGGCAACGGTCAAGGCGAGGGAGCAGAGTTGA